In Roseofilum capinflatum BLCC-M114, the DNA window GGTAGAATTACTGATGAGGTGTCCGAGGACATTTTGCGGGAAGTCTTAGCCAGTTTAGGCGCATGTTGAGGTCATAGTTATGGAGAACATTGATATTAATCAAGCCTTACCTAAAATTGCCGAGCTGCTAGAAATGGCGTTTTCAGGACAAGAGGTTGTGATCACGAACCACAAGGATCAACAGATTAAAATCGCGCCTCTGTCTGCATCTCGTCCTCCTCGGTTTGGCTGCGATCGAGAGCG includes these proteins:
- a CDS encoding type II toxin-antitoxin system Phd/YefM family antitoxin, yielding MENIDINQALPKIAELLEMAFSGQEVVITNHKDQQIKIAPLSASRPPRFGCDRERVILSDDFDVPLDDFQDYS